The following proteins are co-located in the Streptomyces sp. NBC_00435 genome:
- a CDS encoding pyridoxamine 5'-phosphate oxidase family protein: MSPTPAPDATTETVTAAAADETAVGYAPTDRTVPTRSRDRARYDRETVHSILDQAYLCHLGFVRDGAPVVLPTLFGRVGETLYIHGSTGSRPLLAAGKADPGLPVCLTVTHVDGLVLARSAFHHSINYRSVVVHGTAYEVTDPEERRTALDALVDHVVPGRSADSRPANAKELAATAVIRLDLNEVSAKLRTGGPSDDPEDLGLPFWSGVVPVAPAYGTPVPAADLTPGTTTPDYLAAL; this comes from the coding sequence ATGAGCCCCACTCCCGCCCCGGACGCCACGACGGAGACGGTCACGGCAGCGGCCGCGGATGAAACGGCCGTCGGGTACGCCCCCACCGACCGCACCGTCCCGACCCGGTCCCGCGACCGCGCGCGCTACGACCGCGAGACCGTCCACTCGATACTCGACCAGGCCTACCTCTGCCACCTCGGTTTCGTCCGCGACGGCGCGCCGGTGGTCCTGCCGACGCTCTTCGGCCGGGTCGGCGAGACCCTCTACATCCACGGCTCCACGGGCTCGCGCCCGCTCCTCGCGGCGGGCAAGGCCGACCCGGGGCTGCCGGTCTGCCTGACCGTGACGCACGTCGACGGCCTGGTCCTGGCCCGCTCCGCCTTCCACCACTCGATCAACTACCGCTCGGTGGTCGTGCACGGCACCGCCTACGAGGTGACCGACCCGGAGGAGCGCCGGACGGCCCTCGACGCCCTGGTCGACCACGTGGTTCCGGGCCGCTCCGCCGACTCCCGGCCGGCGAACGCCAAGGAGCTGGCGGCCACCGCCGTGATCCGCCTGGACCTGAACGAGGTGTCCGCGAAGCTCCGTACCGGCGGGCCGAGCGACGACCCCGAGGACCTGGGACTGCCGTTCTGGTCGGGCGTGGTCCCGGTCGCGCCGGCGTACGGAACCCCGGTCCCGGCCGCCGACCTCACCCCCGGCACGACCACCCCGGACTACCTCGCCGCGCTCTGA
- a CDS encoding glutamate-cysteine ligase family protein encodes MGEKVVAGGFDLSDRQRYRRKLHECLEVLERLLAEKRFDRPKNMMGLEIELNLAGSDGLPRMVNAQVLERIASTDFQTELGMFNLEVNVLPHRLGGRVFDQLAEELSAGLGYAHRQAAEIDAGVVMIGILPTISRSDLVTANLSAVDRYSLLNEQILMMRGEDFTLDIDGVEHLTWTSGSIVPEAACTSVQLHLQVTPARFADVWNAAQAVAAAQIAVGANSPFLFGRELWRESRPPLFQQATDTRPPELQAQGVRPRTWFGERWVDSAYELFAENVRYFPSLLPICDEEEPLRVLAEGGVPSLQELVLHNGTVYRWNRPVYGVADGVPHLRVENRVLPAGPTVADVVANAAFYYGLVRTLADEQRPVWSRLPFAEAEANFDAACRYGIDARLRWPRRGRGGGLASVPAVRLVLEELLPMAAAGLDAWGIEPADRDHYLGIIEERCRRRVNGATWQVDTYHRALAGGLERDAALAATTRRYSELSHKGDPVHTWPVGLAEAEVSASAATEG; translated from the coding sequence ATGGGGGAGAAGGTCGTGGCGGGCGGATTCGACCTGTCCGATCGGCAACGGTACCGGAGGAAGCTTCACGAGTGCCTGGAGGTACTGGAGCGACTTCTGGCGGAGAAGAGGTTCGATCGCCCGAAGAACATGATGGGGCTGGAGATCGAGTTGAATCTCGCGGGTTCCGACGGGTTGCCGAGAATGGTGAATGCTCAAGTGCTCGAACGCATTGCGAGCACCGATTTCCAGACCGAACTCGGAATGTTCAACCTGGAGGTGAACGTACTCCCGCACCGGCTCGGCGGCCGGGTATTCGACCAGCTCGCCGAGGAACTGAGCGCGGGCCTCGGGTACGCGCACCGCCAGGCCGCGGAGATCGACGCCGGTGTGGTCATGATCGGCATTCTGCCGACGATCTCCCGCTCCGACCTGGTCACCGCCAACCTCTCGGCGGTGGACCGGTACTCGCTGCTCAACGAGCAGATCCTGATGATGCGCGGAGAGGACTTCACCCTCGACATCGACGGGGTCGAGCACCTGACGTGGACCTCGGGCTCGATCGTGCCCGAGGCCGCCTGCACCTCCGTACAGCTGCACCTGCAGGTGACTCCGGCCCGGTTCGCGGACGTGTGGAACGCGGCCCAGGCCGTGGCGGCCGCGCAGATAGCGGTCGGCGCCAACTCGCCGTTCCTGTTCGGGCGCGAGCTGTGGCGGGAGTCGCGGCCGCCCCTCTTCCAGCAGGCCACCGACACCCGGCCGCCCGAGCTCCAGGCCCAGGGGGTGCGGCCGCGCACCTGGTTCGGCGAGCGCTGGGTGGACTCGGCGTACGAGCTCTTCGCCGAGAACGTCCGCTACTTCCCGTCCCTGCTGCCGATCTGCGACGAGGAGGAGCCGCTGCGGGTGCTCGCCGAGGGCGGGGTGCCGAGCCTGCAGGAGCTGGTGCTGCACAACGGCACCGTCTACCGGTGGAACCGGCCCGTCTACGGGGTCGCCGACGGGGTGCCGCACCTGCGCGTGGAGAACCGGGTGCTGCCCGCCGGCCCGACGGTGGCCGACGTCGTGGCCAACGCGGCCTTCTACTACGGGCTCGTACGGACCCTCGCGGACGAGCAGCGCCCGGTGTGGAGCCGGCTGCCCTTCGCGGAGGCGGAGGCCAACTTCGACGCGGCCTGCCGCTACGGCATCGACGCCCGGCTGCGCTGGCCGCGCCGGGGTCGCGGCGGGGGACTGGCGAGCGTCCCCGCGGTGCGGCTGGTGCTGGAGGAGCTGCTGCCGATGGCCGCCGCCGGGCTGGACGCGTGGGGCATCGAGCCCGCCGACCGGGACCACTACCTCGGCATCATCGAGGAGCGGTGCCGGCGCCGGGTCAACGGCGCCACCTGGCAGGTGGACACCTACCACCGGGCGCTCGCGGGCGGGCTCGAGAGGGACGCGGCGCTCGCCGCGACCACGCGCCGCTACAGCGAGCTCAGCCACAAGGGCGACCCGGTGCACACCTGGCCGGTGGGCCTGGCGGAGGCGGAGGTGAGCGCCTCGGCGGCCACCGAGGGCTGA
- a CDS encoding PadR family transcriptional regulator — translation MRSHGQHGHDHGHEHGRGHGHCGPDRREGFQGRRAAFGPFGPPFGGGPFGGRGGRGGRGGPRGRARRGDVRASILALLTDRPMHGYEMIQEIGERSGGAWKPSPGSVYPTLQLLEDEGLITSESEGGKKLFTLTDAGRTEAGSGPEAPWVEAGRGFDFEAMSEIRTAGFGLMEAFGQVFKTGTPAQREKALAVINDARKKLYLILADEH, via the coding sequence ATGCGTTCACACGGACAGCACGGACACGACCACGGACATGAGCACGGACGGGGTCACGGCCACTGCGGGCCGGACCGTCGGGAGGGGTTCCAGGGGCGGCGTGCCGCCTTCGGACCGTTCGGGCCGCCCTTCGGCGGCGGACCCTTCGGCGGGCGGGGCGGGCGGGGCGGGCGCGGCGGACCGCGCGGCCGGGCCCGGCGGGGTGATGTGCGCGCCTCCATCCTGGCGCTGCTCACCGACCGGCCGATGCACGGCTACGAGATGATCCAGGAGATCGGCGAGCGCAGCGGCGGGGCCTGGAAGCCCAGCCCGGGGTCGGTCTACCCGACCCTGCAGCTGCTCGAGGACGAGGGCCTCATCACCAGCGAGAGCGAAGGTGGCAAGAAGCTGTTCACGCTCACCGACGCCGGCCGTACCGAGGCCGGGTCCGGCCCGGAAGCCCCCTGGGTGGAAGCGGGACGCGGCTTCGACTTCGAGGCGATGAGCGAGATCCGGACGGCCGGCTTCGGCCTGATGGAAGCCTTCGGTCAGGTCTTCAAGACCGGCACCCCCGCGCAGCGGGAGAAGGCCCTCGCGGTCATCAACGACGCCCGCAAGAAGCTCTACCTGATCCTGGCCGACGAGCACTGA
- a CDS encoding CPBP family intramembrane glutamic endopeptidase, protein MRTEPEPVVGELGEGLDGRRVLRSETLLVLALSLGASGVSALISFIGSLTKPGGLKDQAATLNGSYAPGRPWLDLAWQLFGIGTALVPVLLVAHLLTREGAPGLKVLGFDRTRPWWDLGRGALVAACIGSAGLAFYLAARATGFNLTVVPEALPDVWWKFPVLILSAVQNSVVEEVIVLAYLLRRLHQLGWSPTAALLASSVLRGSYHLYQGIGGFIGNMVMGVVFVLAYRRWGRVGPLVVAHALLDIVAFGGYALLAGKVGWLPTP, encoded by the coding sequence GTGCGGACGGAGCCGGAACCGGTGGTCGGGGAGCTCGGCGAGGGCCTGGACGGGCGCAGGGTCCTGCGCTCGGAGACGCTGCTCGTGCTCGCGCTGTCCCTGGGCGCGAGCGGCGTCTCGGCGCTGATCAGCTTCATCGGTTCGCTGACCAAACCGGGCGGGCTCAAGGACCAGGCGGCCACGCTCAACGGCTCGTACGCGCCCGGGCGGCCCTGGCTGGACCTGGCCTGGCAGCTGTTCGGCATCGGGACCGCGCTCGTCCCCGTCCTGCTCGTCGCGCACCTGCTGACCCGCGAGGGCGCGCCCGGCCTGAAGGTACTGGGCTTCGACCGCACCCGGCCCTGGTGGGACCTGGGCCGGGGCGCGCTCGTCGCCGCCTGCATCGGGAGCGCGGGACTCGCCTTCTACCTGGCCGCGCGGGCGACCGGCTTCAACCTGACGGTGGTGCCGGAGGCCCTGCCCGACGTGTGGTGGAAGTTCCCGGTGCTGATCCTCTCCGCGGTGCAGAACTCCGTGGTGGAGGAGGTCATCGTGCTGGCCTACCTGCTGCGCCGGCTCCACCAGCTGGGCTGGTCGCCGACGGCCGCTCTGCTGGCCAGCTCCGTGCTGCGCGGCTCGTACCACCTCTACCAGGGCATCGGCGGTTTCATCGGCAACATGGTGATGGGCGTCGTCTTCGTCCTCGCCTACCGGCGTTGGGGCCGGGTCGGGCCGCTCGTCGTCGCGCACGCGCTGCTCGACATCGTGGCCTTCGGCGGGTACGCCCTGCTGGCGGGCAAGGTGGGCTGGCTGCCCACCCCGTAG
- a CDS encoding aminotransferase class I/II-fold pyridoxal phosphate-dependent enzyme, translating to MLGDYLISGRRASEIAASVEAGVGSGALAPGALLPPMRELAGVLGVNPNTVAAAYRTLRERGVIETDGRRGSRVRARPATAPRDELRMAVPAGVRDITSGNPDVRLLPALDVAMAGAARRYAAQPTLYGHDPVVPELARLARAGLDADGVPAGAVAVTSGALDGIERVLTAHLRPGDAVAVEDPGWGSVLDLVPALGLRVLPVAVDDDGPLPDSVARALAEGARALLVTARAQNPTGAVVGAERAAELRAVLAGHPEVLVIDDDHGHGIVDLPLNVLGGVTRHWALIRSTAKAYAPDLRLAVLTGDGVTLDRVRGRQRLGPGWVSRLLQYTVVELWNAGAVDPVAVARSYAERRDGLVSALARRGVRAHGRSGLNVWVPVADETAVVTSLLGAGWAVAPGARFRVESGPAVRMTVSLLSLPDVPVLADAVAAAVRPASGGRLD from the coding sequence GTGCTAGGAGACTATCTGATCAGCGGGCGCCGCGCATCGGAAATCGCGGCCAGTGTCGAAGCGGGCGTCGGATCGGGCGCGCTGGCGCCGGGAGCGCTGTTGCCCCCGATGCGGGAGCTCGCCGGTGTGCTGGGGGTGAACCCCAACACCGTGGCCGCCGCCTACCGCACCCTGCGCGAGCGCGGGGTCATCGAGACCGACGGCCGGCGCGGCAGCCGGGTGCGGGCCCGCCCGGCGACCGCGCCGCGCGACGAGCTGCGGATGGCCGTCCCGGCGGGGGTGCGCGACATCACCTCCGGCAACCCCGACGTACGGCTGCTGCCCGCGCTGGACGTCGCGATGGCGGGCGCGGCCCGCCGGTACGCCGCGCAGCCGACGCTCTACGGGCACGACCCGGTCGTACCGGAGCTGGCGCGCCTGGCCCGGGCCGGCCTCGACGCGGACGGGGTGCCGGCCGGGGCGGTGGCGGTGACCTCGGGCGCGCTGGACGGCATCGAACGGGTGCTGACCGCGCACCTGCGGCCCGGGGACGCGGTGGCCGTGGAGGACCCGGGGTGGGGGAGCGTTCTCGACCTCGTCCCGGCGCTGGGGCTGAGGGTGCTGCCGGTGGCCGTGGACGACGACGGGCCGCTGCCCGACTCGGTGGCCCGGGCGCTGGCGGAGGGTGCGCGGGCGCTGCTCGTGACGGCGCGCGCGCAGAATCCGACCGGTGCGGTGGTGGGCGCGGAGCGGGCGGCGGAGCTGCGGGCGGTACTGGCCGGGCACCCGGAGGTACTGGTCATCGACGACGACCACGGGCACGGCATCGTGGACCTGCCGCTGAACGTACTGGGCGGGGTGACCCGCCACTGGGCGCTCATCCGGTCCACCGCGAAGGCGTATGCGCCGGACCTGCGGCTCGCCGTGCTGACCGGCGACGGAGTCACCCTCGACCGGGTCCGGGGGCGGCAGCGGCTGGGACCGGGCTGGGTGAGCCGGCTGCTGCAGTACACGGTGGTGGAGCTGTGGAACGCGGGGGCGGTCGACCCCGTCGCGGTCGCGCGGTCCTACGCGGAGCGGCGGGACGGGCTGGTCTCGGCGCTGGCCCGGAGGGGGGTGCGGGCGCACGGGCGCAGCGGGCTGAACGTGTGGGTGCCGGTCGCCGACGAGACGGCCGTGGTGACGAGCCTCCTGGGTGCGGGCTGGGCGGTCGCCCCGGGAGCCCGGTTCCGGGTGGAATCGGGACCGGCCGTGCGGATGACGGTGTCGCTGCTGTCCTTGCCGGACGTTCCGGTGTTGGCGGACGCGGTGGCCGCGGCGGTCCGGCCGGCGAGCGGGGGCCGCCTCGACTGA
- a CDS encoding PhzF family phenazine biosynthesis protein — protein sequence MRIRVVDAFTDRPFGGNPAGVLLLEDGFPRDSWLQQVASEVNLSETAFAHPLPPGGAADWALRWFTPAAEVDMCGHATLATAHVLATSGLASGLIRFTARCGILTAEAAPDGSITMDFPTSSLTAVEPVAEVGRALGAGMKSVHDTSDHIGDLVVELADERTVRELTPDLNALRGYGRRGIIVTAAAEDPSRGYDFVSRGFFPALGIDEDPVTGSAHTALAPFWAARLGRTELVGLQGGARTGLVAVRLAGDRTLLTGTAVTVIDGELRTAP from the coding sequence ATGCGCATCCGAGTCGTCGACGCCTTCACCGACCGCCCCTTCGGCGGCAACCCCGCCGGAGTCCTGCTCCTCGAGGACGGGTTCCCCCGGGACTCCTGGCTCCAGCAGGTCGCCTCCGAGGTCAACCTCTCCGAGACCGCCTTCGCCCATCCCCTCCCGCCCGGCGGCGCGGCGGACTGGGCGCTGCGCTGGTTCACCCCGGCCGCGGAGGTGGACATGTGCGGCCACGCGACCCTCGCCACCGCGCACGTCCTGGCCACCAGCGGCCTCGCGAGCGGGCTGATCCGCTTCACCGCGCGCTGCGGGATCCTCACGGCCGAGGCCGCCCCGGACGGCAGCATCACGATGGACTTCCCGACGTCGTCCCTGACCGCGGTCGAGCCCGTGGCCGAGGTCGGACGCGCCCTGGGCGCCGGGATGAAGTCGGTCCACGACACCTCCGACCACATCGGTGACCTGGTCGTGGAGCTGGCCGACGAGCGGACCGTACGGGAGCTCACCCCCGACCTGAACGCCCTGCGCGGCTACGGCCGGCGGGGGATCATCGTCACCGCCGCGGCCGAGGACCCCTCCCGCGGGTACGACTTCGTCTCCCGCGGCTTCTTCCCGGCCCTGGGCATCGACGAGGATCCGGTCACGGGCAGCGCCCACACCGCGCTGGCCCCCTTCTGGGCCGCGCGGCTGGGCCGCACCGAGCTCGTCGGCCTCCAGGGCGGAGCCCGCACCGGCCTGGTCGCCGTCCGGCTCGCAGGCGACCGTACGCTGCTGACGGGCACCGCGGTCACCGTCATCGACGGCGAACTGCGCACCGCCCCCTGA
- a CDS encoding EamA family transporter, which produces MQASGRNAGLGLALVSAIAFGGSGVAAKPLIEAGLDPLHMVWLRVAGAALVLSPLAWRHRDLVRRKPLLLAGFGLVAVAGVQAFYFASLSRIPVGVALLLEYLGPALLLGWIRFVQRKPVTRAAAAGAAVAVVGLACVVQIWSGLSLDLLGVLLGLAAACCQAFYFVFADQGSDGDDVPDPMGMIAYGMIVGTLVMTVIARPWQIDWQVLSGDAAVGDLMVPAPVLLGWVVLIATVFAYLTGVVSVRKLSPQVAGVVACLEAVVATVLAWVLLGEHLATWQIVGGALVLGGAFIAQTSRPAAPGVAEPVAALDRDPSQV; this is translated from the coding sequence ATGCAAGCGTCAGGGAGAAACGCCGGACTGGGCCTCGCCCTCGTTTCGGCGATCGCGTTCGGTGGTTCGGGTGTGGCGGCGAAGCCGCTGATAGAGGCGGGTCTGGACCCGCTCCACATGGTCTGGCTCAGGGTGGCCGGGGCGGCTCTCGTGCTGTCCCCGCTGGCCTGGCGCCATCGCGATCTCGTACGGCGCAAACCCCTGCTGCTCGCCGGGTTCGGACTCGTCGCGGTGGCCGGGGTCCAGGCCTTCTACTTCGCCTCGCTGTCCCGGATCCCGGTCGGTGTGGCACTGCTGCTGGAGTACCTCGGCCCGGCGCTGCTGCTCGGCTGGATCCGGTTCGTGCAGCGCAAGCCCGTGACCCGGGCGGCCGCGGCCGGTGCGGCCGTGGCCGTCGTGGGCCTCGCCTGCGTGGTGCAGATCTGGTCGGGGCTGAGCCTGGACCTGCTCGGAGTGCTGCTCGGCCTCGCGGCCGCCTGCTGCCAGGCCTTCTACTTCGTCTTCGCCGACCAGGGCAGCGACGGGGACGACGTGCCCGACCCGATGGGCATGATCGCGTACGGCATGATCGTCGGCACCCTCGTCATGACCGTCATCGCCCGGCCCTGGCAGATCGATTGGCAGGTGCTGAGCGGCGACGCGGCGGTCGGGGACCTGATGGTTCCGGCGCCGGTGCTCCTCGGGTGGGTCGTGCTGATCGCGACCGTCTTCGCGTACCTGACCGGAGTGGTCTCCGTGCGCAAGCTGTCACCGCAGGTCGCGGGCGTGGTGGCCTGCCTGGAGGCGGTCGTGGCGACGGTCCTGGCCTGGGTCCTGCTCGGCGAGCACCTCGCGACCTGGCAGATCGTCGGCGGCGCGCTGGTGCTGGGCGGGGCCTTCATCGCGCAGACCTCCCGACCGGCCGCGCCGGGGGTCGCGGAGCCCGTCGCCGCCCTGGACCGCGATCCGAGCCAGGTCTAG
- a CDS encoding type II toxin-antitoxin system Rv0910 family toxin, with the protein MAEVTAESRIEASAAKLWSQLTDWDAYGQWSMTHTNFPKGGPETLAVGSTFAENMKMMGFPAEVLWTISELEEERVIAITGKGPMGVAVLTRYTLTPDGGATTVRIDGEFTGAAVALMAGKLKDSATAALNESLRKLSGLVA; encoded by the coding sequence ATGGCTGAAGTCACCGCGGAATCACGCATCGAGGCGTCCGCCGCGAAGCTCTGGTCCCAGCTGACCGACTGGGATGCTTACGGCCAGTGGAGCATGACCCACACCAACTTCCCGAAGGGTGGTCCCGAGACCCTCGCGGTGGGGTCCACCTTCGCCGAGAACATGAAGATGATGGGCTTCCCCGCCGAGGTCCTCTGGACGATCTCGGAGCTGGAGGAGGAGCGCGTCATCGCGATCACCGGCAAGGGCCCGATGGGCGTGGCCGTGCTGACCCGCTACACCCTGACGCCGGACGGCGGGGCCACCACGGTCCGCATAGACGGCGAGTTCACCGGCGCCGCGGTCGCCCTGATGGCCGGCAAGCTCAAGGACTCGGCCACCGCCGCACTGAACGAGTCGCTCCGCAAGCTCTCCGGCCTGGTCGCCTGA
- a CDS encoding DMT family transporter codes for MSNHSPATGRSLLHLVIAGAAWGTAGAAASLLFLASDLGPVALSFWRCAGGLAVLLAVLAVRRSRRPEGARAHALRARASVGSLIGTGLLFTLFQSAYFAAVRETGLAVGTVVTLGAGPVLIALGARYWTGERLGRAGTVAVVGALAGLAVLVLGSGGGEVRPLGVGWALLSAAGYGGMTLRARLLGQRGAGGDPLVTTVWSVGVGTVCLLPLAAVEGLVPHTAEPVRVLLLLAYMATVPTALAYALYFSGAAAVRAATVSVIMLIEPVGAAAIAVLVLGERLTGAVVLGTVLLLTAVGSLIAAEWRRPAAVAVDVQGGGPEVRPAPVPEASPQSAAR; via the coding sequence GTGTCGAACCATTCGCCCGCCACCGGGCGCAGCCTGCTGCATCTCGTCATCGCCGGAGCCGCCTGGGGAACCGCCGGGGCGGCCGCCTCACTGCTCTTCCTCGCCAGTGATCTCGGCCCGGTCGCCCTGTCGTTCTGGCGGTGCGCGGGTGGACTGGCGGTACTGCTCGCGGTACTGGCCGTACGCCGCTCCCGGCGACCCGAGGGGGCCCGGGCCCATGCCCTCCGGGCGAGGGCGTCGGTGGGGTCGCTGATCGGGACCGGGCTGCTGTTCACCCTCTTCCAGTCCGCGTACTTCGCCGCCGTGCGCGAGACCGGACTCGCCGTCGGCACCGTGGTCACCCTGGGAGCCGGGCCCGTGCTCATCGCGCTCGGGGCCCGGTACTGGACGGGGGAGCGGCTCGGCCGGGCCGGGACCGTCGCCGTCGTCGGTGCGTTGGCCGGGCTGGCCGTACTGGTCCTCGGCAGCGGCGGGGGCGAGGTGCGGCCGCTCGGAGTCGGCTGGGCGCTGCTGTCCGCCGCCGGGTACGGCGGGATGACCCTGCGGGCCAGGCTGCTCGGGCAGCGCGGGGCCGGCGGGGACCCGCTGGTCACCACCGTCTGGTCGGTCGGGGTGGGCACGGTGTGCCTGCTGCCGCTCGCCGCGGTGGAGGGGCTGGTGCCGCACACCGCGGAGCCCGTACGGGTGCTCCTGCTGCTCGCGTACATGGCCACTGTGCCGACGGCGCTGGCGTACGCCCTCTACTTCAGCGGGGCCGCCGCGGTGCGCGCCGCCACGGTGTCCGTGATCATGCTGATCGAGCCCGTCGGCGCGGCGGCGATCGCCGTCCTGGTGCTCGGGGAGCGGCTGACCGGCGCGGTGGTGCTGGGCACCGTACTGCTGCTGACGGCGGTGGGTTCGCTCATCGCGGCCGAGTGGCGGCGGCCCGCGGCCGTGGCCGTGGACGTGCAGGGTGGCGGGCCGGAGGTCCGGCCCGCCCCTGTCCCCGAGGCCTCGCCTCAGAGCGCGGCGAGGTAG